The Thermococcus celericrescens genomic sequence ATCTCACCTCGTAGCCGAGTCTGGTTAGAATCCACGCGCTCAGGCTTGAGTCCTTGCCTCCGGAGTAGAGATGATGGACGAGCATAGCCTCACCCCGTTTCATCGGTAATTGTTGCCAACACCTTTAAAAGGCCAACTTTTATAAGGCCTTCAGCAAACCGCGAGAGGCTTAGAGGTGAGAGAGATGGAGAAACGCTTACCGGGTAAGGTAAGACGCGCCGTGCGGGCGAGATACTACGATATCCCTCCACGGGCGTGGATAGGCAAGCGAGGGCTTGATGAGGGTGTCATCGAAGAGATAAGGACTCAGCTGGAGAAGGACGGCATCCTCAAGGTTGAGATAAGGAAGGGCGCCCTTATCAACACTGGACTCGACAGGCAGGCCCTGGCCAGAAAAGTCGCGGAAATGACCGACAGCGAACTCATCGACGTGCGCGGCAAAAGGTTTATATTGTTCAAACCGAGGGAAGGTTGGGAAAAGTATTTAAGGAAGCTCCAGAGAAAGGAGCTTTCGAAGGAAAAGCGGGAAGAGAAGCCCGTTAAGAAAGTCAGGCTCGATATCGCTCAATTCAGGAGGAAATTCAAGAAGGGGAGGGATTGAAGGATGGCGACTGTTTACGACGTTCCCGGTGATTTGCTCGTTGAGAGGGTTGCCCAGAAGCTCAAGGAGATAGAGGCTATAAAGCCGCCCGAGTGGGCCCCGTTCGTCAAGACCAGCAGGCACAAGGAGAGAATCCCGGAGCAGGACGACTGGTGGTACTACAGGGTCGCCAGCGTCTTCAGGAAGGTCTACGTCGACGGCCCAGTCGGCATCGAGAGGCTCAGGACCTGGTACGGCGGCAGGAAGAACCGCGGCCACGCCCCGGAGCACTTCTACAAGGCCGGAGGGAGCATCATAAGGAAGGCCCTCCAGCAGCTTGAGGCCGCTGGATTCGTCCAGAAGGTTCCGGGCGAGGGAAGGATCGTCACCCCGCAGGGCCAGAGCTTCCTCGACAAAATAGCAACCGAGCTCAAGAAGGAGCTTGAGGAGCAGATTCCGGAGCTCAAGAAGTACTGAGGGCTTCGGCCCTTTTTCTAAACCTATGGTTCCCCGGTTCTGGCATTATCATTTGCGTTGTTCGTTGTATCCTGGTTCATTGAATTCTGCGGGTTCGGTGGGTGTTCGATTGAGGTGTGCCGGGAGACGCAAAGCCTTTTAACCCCCTCCCCAATCTTAACCCGGAGGTGAGGGCCATGGCTGAGGATATAGAGGAAATCAGGAAGCGCAAACTCATGGAACTCCAGAAGAAGTACCTTGAACAGCAGAAGGCCCAGGAGGAGGCTTTGAGGCAGGAGATGGAGCTTGAGGCCCAGCTCGATGCCATAATGCGGAGAATCCTTACCCCCGAGGCCAGGGAGAGGCTCGGCAGGGTTAAACTCGTCAAGCCAGAGCTTGCAAGACAGGTTGAGCTCGTTCTGGTCCAGCTCTACCAGGCGGGCCAGATAAGGGAGCCCATCGACGACGCCAAGCTCAAGAGGATTCTGGCCCAGATAGACGAGAGAACGCGCAGGGACTACACGATTAAGTGGTGAGCCCGGAAGGTGACCCAATGGACGCCAAGCAGATAGTGGAGATCCTTGACGAAAAGGGAGAGGTTAGTCTGGACACCTGGAAGGCCGTCTCGGTGAAGAAGAACAAGGACGGGACGGTCGATCTTCTCTACCGCAACCTCCACGTTGGGACCGACGACGACCCCGTTTTCCTCTGGATTTACGCGAATATCGTTGAGGAGGACTGGGACGTCCGGGTTCTGGAGAGGATAACCTTCAAGCGCGAGGACCTCGCATGGTTACTCCGCTACGTGGTTAAAAAAGGCGAAGGTTTATAAGGGCTATATAAAATAGCCGGCCGGTTGGGGGTGTTGGAGTGAGCAATCGTAGGGTTTGCCCGGTCTGCGGCTCGACGGAGTTCATATACGACCCGGGTAGGGGCGAGATAATCTGTAAGGTTTGCGGTTACGTTATTGAGGAGAACGTCGTTGATACGGGACCGGAGTGGCGCGCTTTTGACGCCAGTCAGAGGGAGAAGCGTGCCCGCGTTGGAGCCCCGGAGAGTATTCTCCTTCACGACAAGGGACTCTCAACCGACATCGGCATCGACAGGAACCTCTCCGGACTGATGCGTGAGAAGATGTACAGGCTCAGAAAGTGGCAGAGCCGCCTCCGCGTCAGCGACGCCGCCGAGCGTAACCTCGCGTTCGCACTGAGCGAGCTGGATAGAATCGCCTCCCAGCTGAAGCTCCCGAGGCACGTGGAGGAGGAGGCCGCGAGGCTCTACCGTGAGGCCGTGAGAAAAGGGCTTATAAGGGGCCGTTCAATTGAAAGCGTAATAGCGGCATGCGTTTACGCATCCTGCAGGCTTCTGAAGGTTCCGAGAACCCTCGACGAGATAGCCGACATATCCCGCGTTGACAAGAAGGAGATAGGAAGGAGCTTCCGCTTCATAGCCAGGAACCTGAACCTTACTCCGAAGAAGCTTTTCGTCAAGCCAACCGACTACGTCAACAAGTTCGCCGACGAACTCGGCCTGAGCGAACGTGTCAGAAGAAGGGCCATCGCGATACTGGAGGAGGCCTACGACCGCGGACTCACAAGCGGAAAGAGCCCGGCCGGCCTGGTCGCGGCCGCTCTCTACATCGCCGGCCTGCTGGAGGACGAGAAGAGAACCCAGCGCGAGGTGGCCGAGGTAGCGCGCGTCACCGAGGTCACCGTCAGGAACCGCTACAAGGAGCTCGTGGACAAGCTCAACCTGAAGATTCCGGTTTGAGGAAAAAGAAAGGTCAGCGCTTCCCGAACCAGCTTTCCAGCGTTGCCTGCTTTCCCGCCTTTACCGCCTTTTTCAGCCTCTCAAGCCCGTTCTTCACCCTATCCTCACTGAAATCGTGCTCGTCGCAGAGGAACTTGAGGATTCCCTCCTCGTTCGGTTCGCGCCACTTGAGCTCGTATTCGTCAGTGACGGGTGGGTTAAGGAAGAACTCCTTTATCGCGTAGAGGTCAACCTCACCCTCCCTGTTGTACTTCTTCAGCGGGTCTTTGCTGCGCTTGACTATCGTGAGGGCCTTTTTTGGACCTATTCCCCTTACCCCGCCGGGATTGTAGTCCGTGCCCACCAGTATGGCCATCTCGATGAGCTTCTCCCTGTCTATGCCGAGTTCCTTGAGAACCTCCTCCAGAACTATAAGCTCAGGCAGGACCTCAACGTAGACGTTCTTCCCTGGGAGCTTTCTCCGGCCGGTTATCGTGACGTTCCTCACCAGCCTGGGCGCACCGAAGAGGAGCGAATCGTAGTCCTGACTGGCCGAGGCGTAGACCTTCTTTCTGGCGGCCATGTATGCCGCCTGGGCCTCACCCTCGCTCGGCGCCTGGATCACGGGGATCCCCATCAGTTCAAGGAGCCTCTTGGCGTCGTTTATGAGCCCTTCGTTTACCCTGGTTGCACGCATCGCGTACTTCTTGGCCTCCTCAAGGTCGCCGCGCTCCAGGGCCTCGTACCACTTCTCCTCGGCCTCTTCTCTAGCCTCGCGGCGTTTCTCTATCTCCTTCTTCTTGAACTCCGGCGGTTTTCCGTCGAACACGTACGCGGGCTTTATTCCTGCCTCCATGAGGTTGATGTTCCTGTAAAAGAGGCCGCTGAGGTGGGAGGTTATCCTCCCGCGGGAGTCCATGAGCGGCGTTCCATCGCGCTGTCTTATGGTCGATAGGAACTGGTATATGGCATTGAACGCGTCTATGGCCACCTTTCTCCCGTAGAGGTTCTCCAGCTCTATCTCCTTCCTCGGAACGAGCTCGCCTATCTGTACGCCCATACAATCACCCCTTGGAGAAAGAAAGTCATGGGCCTATTTAGGGTTTGTCTATTCCCTGGCATCACCCAGGGTCTTTGTCAGGTCGTCAACGTCCTTCTCACTGACCTCCTCCCAGCATTTGGCGAGGGTTAAGCCAAACCCTCTCCCCTCACGGCGGAGAGGATGTCAGCGCGAGATCCCATATCATTCCGACGACGTAGAGCATGGTCAGGTGCCCAGGGCTATCACGACGAAATCGAAGAGGACGCTCAACAGGCGGAGGGCTCTGCGCTCTATCCTGTTTCCAAAATTTCCAAAAGTCCGCATGTTACATTTTTCTTTTGGAAGCCTCGCCCTTTGGGGTGGGGATGCGGTGAACCACTCAACAGCCCTCAAAGAGGAAAGCAAACCGTTTTAAAGCCCAAAAACCACACCATACTTTGGAATGAAGAGAACAGTAACGGTCAAACTCCAACCCTCAAAGGAACAGGAGAAAACACTCTTCGAGTTAACCAACATGGGAGCCAAAGTCTGGAACCGAGTGAACTACCTGAGGAGACAGGAATTCTTCGAAGGCAAGCCAGTGGACTTCAACAAAACCGAGAAAATCGTTTATGAAGAATTCAAGAAAGAAATCGGCTCCGCCACCGTTCAACAAGTCTGTAGGAAGAACGCCGAAGCCTGGCGCTCATTCTTCTCCCTCTCAAGGAAAAAGAAGGCCAAAGAACTCCCCAAATGGCTGAAACCAAAACCGCCGAACTATTTGAAGGAAGGTGGAAGGAGAAAGCCATTAATCATTCTCAGGAACGACCAGTACAAGATTGAAGGCAACAGGCTAATCCTCAAAGGCCTCGGCAGGTTTAAACGGTTAGAAGTTCAGTTCAAGGGGAGAATACACCTGAAGGGCAAGCAGGGGAGGCTGGAAATAACTTACGACACCGTTAAGCGGAAGTGGTACGCTCACATCAGCATAAGCGTCGAGAAGAAACTTCAGGGTGAGGAATGGGTCAAGCTTCCAAGACAGCCCTTGGGCAACCTCTCCGCTGGAATAGACCTAGGAGTAAACAATTTAATGGCCGTTTACGTTGAAAACGGGGAGAGTTTCTTAGTGAACGGGAGACCACTTAAGAGCATTGATTTTTACTGGAGGAAGAGGATTGCAGAGTATCAATCCAAAATCAATAAATCGGGAGCTAAAAAGAGTGGGAAACTCAGAAGAATGCACGAGAAGGCCAAACTTCAGGCGAGGCACTACATCAACACGGTGGTAAGAAGAACTGTCGAGAGGCTCTACCACCTTGGAGTTTCAAGAATTGTTATTGGCTATCCAAAGGGAATCGCCAGAAACTCTGATAGGGGCAGAAGGCAGAATTTCCTCCTCTCCCACGTCTGGCGGTTTAACACGGTGATTCAAAGGCTCAAGGAAGTTGCGGAAGAGTACGGTATTCTGGTTGTGGTTGTTGATGAGGCTTTCACTTCTAAGCTTTGCCCTGTCTGCGGGAAGCCCCACGAGGGGGCGAGGTTTGTTAGGGGATTGTTTAAGTGTCCCGTAGAGGGGCTTGTGTTTAATGCGGATTTGGTCGGGGCGTTTAATATTTTGAAAAAGATTGTCAAAACCATAACCCCGAGTCTGAGCGGTCTTTACGCTCAGAGGAGGGGTAACGGGGGGAAGACCCTCCCCGAGGGGTTCAGGGAACCCTCTTCAAAGGGGGTGATGATGGGAACCCCTCAAACCTCCCTGCCTTTGGGTTAGGGGGTTCCTCGCTGGAACCTCCCCCTCAAGGCGGGGAGGAGGTCAGCACCTGGGCCATATATTTGGACGAGGAACCTAATAAGTATTTCGAGGTTCCCGTGGGTTCTGAATCAACGGTGTCCAACCTCTGGTTCTTTAACGTCCGTCGAGTTTCCTATCGTCAAAAAGAGAGGAGAAAAGTTATAACCGCTTTTACGGACGGGAAAATGTGACTCTCATCGGAGTGAGGTGATTGAGATGGACAGGAACCTTGAGGCACTTTTCAGACCGAAGAGCATCGCCGTTATCGGCGCTTCGGAGAAGCCGGGCAAGATTGGCTACGCTGTTATGAAGAACCTCGTTGAGTACGGCTACGAGGGCAAGATATACCCGGTCAACGTTAAGGGTGTTGAGATAGAGATAAACGGGAAGAAGTTCCAGTCGTACAAGAGCATCCTCGACGTTCCGGACGAGGTTGACATGGCCGTCATAATCGTCCCGGCCAAGTTCGTCCCGCAGATCGTTGAGGAGTGCGGCCAGAAGGGTGTTAAGGTTCTCCCGATCATCAGCTCGGGCTTCGGCGAGCTCGGTGAGGAGGGCAAGAAGGTCGAGAGGCAGATAGTCGAGACCGCCCACAAGTACGGCATGAGGATCCTCGGCCCGAACATCTTCGGCGTCGTCTACACGCCGGACAAGCTCAACGCCACCTTCGGCCCGACCGATGTCATGCCGGGCAACCTGGCCCTCATCAGCCAGAGCGGTGCGCTGGGAATAGCCCTCATGGGATGGACCATCCTCGAGAAGGTTGGCCTCTCGGCCGTCGTCAGCGTCGGAAACAAGAGCGACATAGATGACGCCGACCTTCTCGAGTTCTTCAAGGAGGACGACAACACCAAGGCCATCCTCATCTACATGGAGGGCGTCAAGGACGGAAGGCGCTTCATGGAGGTAGCCAGGGAGGTCAGCATGGAGAAACCGATTATTATCATCAAGGCTGGAAGGAGCGAGCGCGGTGCCAAAGCAGCTGCTTCCCACACCGGTTCGCTCGCCGGCGCGGACAGCATCTACACCGCCGCCTTCAAGCAGAGCGGCGTTCTCAGGGCGCTCACCATCGGAGAGGCCTTCGACTGGGCCAGGACCCTGAGCAACCTTCCGGAGCCGGAGGGGGAGAACGTCGTCATCCTCACCAACGGCGGTGGAATAGGAGTTATGGCCACCGATGCCGCCGAGGAGGAGGGACTGCACCTCTACGACGACCTCGAGGAGCTCAAGGTCTTTGCCAACCACATGCCGCCCTTCGGAAGCTACAAGAACCCGGTTGACCTCACCGGTATGGCCGGCGCGGAGAGCTACGAGGGCGCCGTCAGGGACGCCCTTGCGAACCCGAACATGCACGCCGTGGCTGTACTCTACTGCCAGACGGCAGTGCTCGACCCGCGCGACCTGGCTAAGATCGTCATCCGCGAGTACAACGAGAGCGGCAGGAAGAAACCCCTCGTCGTTGCAATCGTCGGCGGCATAGAGGCCAAGGAAGCCATCGACATGCTCAACGAGGAGGGCATTCCGGCCTATCCGGAGCCGGAGAGGGCCATCAAGTCCCTCGCGGCCCTCTACAAGTGGAGCAACTGGAAGGCCAGGCAGAGGAAGGAGTGAGCCCCTTCCCTCTCTTTTAATTCCCATTTCATCCGTCGATTCTCACCCGGTAAGTGTTTTAACGTGCCCTTCCCAAACGGTTTTGGGGAAGCGCCATGCTCATCGCCCTCATCTCAGACATCCACTCCAACCTGGAGGCCCTGAAGGCTGTCTGGCGGGAGGTAAGGCGTGCCGACGCCGTTCTCTGCATGGGCGACCTGGTCGGCTACGGGGCTTCGCCAAACGAGGTCGTTGAGTTCGTGAGGGAGCGGATGGAGAAAAGAACCTTTCTCTGCGTCCGCGGCAACCACGACAACGCTATAGCCTTCGGGGCGGAGTGGGGCTTCAACCCCTATGCGCGGCAGGCGGTTCGCTGGCATCAGAGAATCATGACCGTGGAAAACCTCGAATTTCTCAGAAGACTCCCCGTGAGGCAGCTCTTTACAGACGACGCTGGACGGAGCTACCTTCTCATCCACGGCTCCCCAAGGGCCCCGCTGGACGAGTACCTCTTTCCATGGCTCCAGGATGAGGAGTTCAAAGCGGTTTTGAGCTACGTCCGTCAGGATGACCTCCTGGTCGGCCACACCCATGTGCCCATGCTGAGGGTGCTGGGGGGCAGGAGGATCATCAACCCCGGAGGCGTGGGGCAGCCCAGGGACGGAGACTGGAGGGCGGCATATGCGCTGATCGACACCGACGAGAAGCCACCAGATAACGTTGAGTTCCGAAGGGTGGAGTACGACGTTCAGGAAGCGGCAGGAAAGATACTTGATGCGGGCCTGCCCCGCTTCCTTGCGGAGAGGCTGTACGATGGGTATTGAAAAGGAGGGAATCACCGTCCGAGGCCGGAGGATCCCCCGGAGACCTTCGCTGAGGAAGGCGGCCTCCTGAGCTTGGATTTGACGGCGAGTTTGCTCGAGTCGATGATTATGACCTCGCCAATGCTCTTAACTGCGCTGACGGGAATGAGGAGCAGACCCTCGTGATCCGTAACGAACTCGCTGGTGTCGAGGTCCTCATCCGGCTCGGCCACTATCACGAGTATGTCCCCAGTCTCCTCGTCAAAGCTGAGGTCGTAGACCCAGCCGAGCCTTACACCGGTGTCGGTTATCAGTTCCACGTCCCTAAGCTTGGAAGCCATTATCTTGACCATTTTCGCCACCCCTCGGTTTAATCGTGTAAGTTCTTGGGCACCAACGTATAAAACCTTTTCCAAAAAAGGAGGGAAATCAGAAGGTGTAGTAGTCGGGTCCCTCCGTTTTCTTTCCAGTCCTCTTCTTCCTGTTCTCGTCGAAATTCTGGTAGTACTCGACCATGTAGGGCGTTATGCTCGGGCGTACCTTCTTGAGGGCCGCCTCGAAGTCCTTCCTGGAAACCCTGAGCCTCTCAAGGAACTCCTCGCTCTCCTCCTCGACGACCTCCGCCGGCATCTCCCTCATTATCCTGCGCATCGCCAGCAGGGCCGCTTCCCTCACGAGGGCCTCTATGTCCGCACCGCTGTAGCCCTCGGTCTTCTTTGCGAGCTCCCTGAGGTTGACGTCCCCTGCCAGGGGTACGCGCTTCGTGTGGACCCTGAGTATCTCCAGCCTAGCTTTCTCGTCCGGCGCTGGAACGAGTATGAGCCTGTCGAACCTGCCGGGTCTCAGGAGGGCAGGGTCAAGGATATC encodes the following:
- a CDS encoding 30S ribosomal protein S19e; amino-acid sequence: MATVYDVPGDLLVERVAQKLKEIEAIKPPEWAPFVKTSRHKERIPEQDDWWYYRVASVFRKVYVDGPVGIERLRTWYGGRKNRGHAPEHFYKAGGSIIRKALQQLEAAGFVQKVPGEGRIVTPQGQSFLDKIATELKKELEEQIPELKKY
- a CDS encoding RNA-guided endonuclease InsQ/TnpB family protein, coding for MKRTVTVKLQPSKEQEKTLFELTNMGAKVWNRVNYLRRQEFFEGKPVDFNKTEKIVYEEFKKEIGSATVQQVCRKNAEAWRSFFSLSRKKKAKELPKWLKPKPPNYLKEGGRRKPLIILRNDQYKIEGNRLILKGLGRFKRLEVQFKGRIHLKGKQGRLEITYDTVKRKWYAHISISVEKKLQGEEWVKLPRQPLGNLSAGIDLGVNNLMAVYVENGESFLVNGRPLKSIDFYWRKRIAEYQSKINKSGAKKSGKLRRMHEKAKLQARHYINTVVRRTVERLYHLGVSRIVIGYPKGIARNSDRGRRQNFLLSHVWRFNTVIQRLKEVAEEYGILVVVVDEAFTSKLCPVCGKPHEGARFVRGLFKCPVEGLVFNADLVGAFNILKKIVKTITPSLSGLYAQRRGNGGKTLPEGFREPSSKGVMMGTPQTSLPLG
- a CDS encoding AAA family ATPase codes for the protein EEVKQELKEAVEWPMKYPKAFQRLGIEPPRGVLLYGPPGTGKTLLAKAVATESEANFIGIRGPEVLSKWVGESEKRVREIFRKARQAAPTVIFIDEIDAIAPARGMEGDRVTDRLINQLLTEMDGIERNSGVVVIAATNRPDILDPALLRPGRFDRLILVPAPDEKARLEILRVHTKRVPLAGDVNLRELAKKTEGYSGADIEALVREAALLAMRRIMREMPAEVVEEESEEFLERLRVSRKDFEAALKKVRPSITPYMVEYYQNFDENRKKRTGKKTEGPDYYTF
- a CDS encoding transcription initiation factor IIB → MSNRRVCPVCGSTEFIYDPGRGEIICKVCGYVIEENVVDTGPEWRAFDASQREKRARVGAPESILLHDKGLSTDIGIDRNLSGLMREKMYRLRKWQSRLRVSDAAERNLAFALSELDRIASQLKLPRHVEEEAARLYREAVRKGLIRGRSIESVIAACVYASCRLLKVPRTLDEIADISRVDKKEIGRSFRFIARNLNLTPKKLFVKPTDYVNKFADELGLSERVRRRAIAILEEAYDRGLTSGKSPAGLVAAALYIAGLLEDEKRTQREVAEVARVTEVTVRNRYKELVDKLNLKIPV
- the fen gene encoding flap endonuclease-1; protein product: MGVQIGELVPRKEIELENLYGRKVAIDAFNAIYQFLSTIRQRDGTPLMDSRGRITSHLSGLFYRNINLMEAGIKPAYVFDGKPPEFKKKEIEKRREAREEAEEKWYEALERGDLEEAKKYAMRATRVNEGLINDAKRLLELMGIPVIQAPSEGEAQAAYMAARKKVYASASQDYDSLLFGAPRLVRNVTITGRRKLPGKNVYVEVLPELIVLEEVLKELGIDREKLIEMAILVGTDYNPGGVRGIGPKKALTIVKRSKDPLKKYNREGEVDLYAIKEFFLNPPVTDEYELKWREPNEEGILKFLCDEHDFSEDRVKNGLERLKKAVKAGKQATLESWFGKR
- a CDS encoding metallophosphoesterase family protein — encoded protein: MLIALISDIHSNLEALKAVWREVRRADAVLCMGDLVGYGASPNEVVEFVRERMEKRTFLCVRGNHDNAIAFGAEWGFNPYARQAVRWHQRIMTVENLEFLRRLPVRQLFTDDAGRSYLLIHGSPRAPLDEYLFPWLQDEEFKAVLSYVRQDDLLVGHTHVPMLRVLGGRRIINPGGVGQPRDGDWRAAYALIDTDEKPPDNVEFRRVEYDVQEAAGKILDAGLPRFLAERLYDGY
- a CDS encoding YhbY family RNA-binding protein — its product is MEKRLPGKVRRAVRARYYDIPPRAWIGKRGLDEGVIEEIRTQLEKDGILKVEIRKGALINTGLDRQALARKVAEMTDSELIDVRGKRFILFKPREGWEKYLRKLQRKELSKEKREEKPVKKVRLDIAQFRRKFKKGRD
- a CDS encoding PRC-barrel domain-containing protein, whose amino-acid sequence is MVKIMASKLRDVELITDTGVRLGWVYDLSFDEETGDILVIVAEPDEDLDTSEFVTDHEGLLLIPVSAVKSIGEVIIIDSSKLAVKSKLRRPPSSAKVSGGSSGLGR
- the acs gene encoding acetate--CoA ligase alpha subunit produces the protein MDRNLEALFRPKSIAVIGASEKPGKIGYAVMKNLVEYGYEGKIYPVNVKGVEIEINGKKFQSYKSILDVPDEVDMAVIIVPAKFVPQIVEECGQKGVKVLPIISSGFGELGEEGKKVERQIVETAHKYGMRILGPNIFGVVYTPDKLNATFGPTDVMPGNLALISQSGALGIALMGWTILEKVGLSAVVSVGNKSDIDDADLLEFFKEDDNTKAILIYMEGVKDGRRFMEVAREVSMEKPIIIIKAGRSERGAKAAASHTGSLAGADSIYTAAFKQSGVLRALTIGEAFDWARTLSNLPEPEGENVVILTNGGGIGVMATDAAEEEGLHLYDDLEELKVFANHMPPFGSYKNPVDLTGMAGAESYEGAVRDALANPNMHAVAVLYCQTAVLDPRDLAKIVIREYNESGRKKPLVVAIVGGIEAKEAIDMLNEEGIPAYPEPERAIKSLAALYKWSNWKARQRKE
- a CDS encoding DNA-binding protein; this translates as MAEDIEEIRKRKLMELQKKYLEQQKAQEEALRQEMELEAQLDAIMRRILTPEARERLGRVKLVKPELARQVELVLVQLYQAGQIREPIDDAKLKRILAQIDERTRRDYTIKW